In Triticum aestivum cultivar Chinese Spring chromosome 5B, IWGSC CS RefSeq v2.1, whole genome shotgun sequence, the following proteins share a genomic window:
- the LOC123113278 gene encoding uncharacterized protein, with translation MDPAAPDPDGGGLPARGSDAADVAGNTWDLAPFSPPPAALRGGELYIYRNAYNLVPRSIGECRGGLRALKFFGNDVEVLPPEAGDLDGLQSLQLKVSAPRVSGAVLRRMRALRELELSLVPPRPSACSILVEIASLKCLTKLTICHFSIRFLPPEIGSLRKLQELDLSFNKLKNLPNWITELRALKFLKVTNNKLVDLPSGISSLRCLESLDLSNNRLTSLGSVELVSMLTLQYLNLQFNRISHSFMIPSWVCCDMRENGEIPLKSDRLQRLGIASIKSSAEPRPASHACNGVLSCSPTDISPNLKAHSAQKMKKGWKRRDCLQQQARQERLESSRSRLCENDIDEMAVNMTEDDMENRPVMKDIVEESSAQDLKETSSISEDLSCIIDYDSDGLIKDSGMMLQDQYDDGKTGINMRSCHDNNSGISTDAACLGSIENELEDTASSTRNAVEVAEENTSEASKLTLKSKRHPDMDYNPKPSKCPRPIDESSKLSYKYSVESFCSIDDHLPDGFYDAGRDMPFMPLEEYERSLGLYAREVILLDREQDEELDTIASSAQLLLSSLKRPSYSETDEDAGQDLLRASVLALFVSDCFGGCDRSASLRRTRGAIVSLRKEQPFICTCAAGSMCDSNEASKQASTPPGHFNFTGLCDKSIHIIKERNNSGIVPIGALQFGVCRHRAVLMKYLCDRADPPVPCELVRGHLDYTPHAWNVVPVRQGNILVRMIVDACYPTNIKEETDPEYFCRYVPLSRLHVALDDEGYTPRSSFPSVSLCKEIEATASSAVYHCKIGSVDAAAKIRYLDTRRASNDEVKKFEYKLLGEVRMMNALRKHRSIVDIYGHQLSSKWVQDDSDKEYRIMQSVILMEYVKGGSLKGYLTKLLKEGKKHVPVDLAFYIAREVACALLEMHRKLVIHRDIKSENVLVDLDSKRSHGTPVVKLSDFDRSIPVHSLSHTCCIAHHGTYPPNVCVGTPCWMAPEVLQAMHEKTQYGLEVDIWSYGCFIFEMLTLHIPYEGLPDSEIYDLIKRKKQRPRLTKELEAFWTVDEPITRLKLGITSDAHAEKLRFLIDLFYECTRGTASRRPKAEQIYNSLCSLPTCYDLS, from the exons ATGGACCCCGCCGCGCCGGACCCCGACGGCGGAGGCCTCCCGGCGCGCGGATCCGACGCCGCCGACGTCGCCGGCAACACATGGGACCTCGCCCCCttctcgccgccgcccgccgcgctccGCGGCGGCGAGCTCTACATCTACCGCAACGCCTACAACCTCGTCCCCCGCTCCATCGGCGAGTGCCGCGGGGGGCTCAGGGCGCTCAAGTTCTTCGGCAACGACGTCGAGGTGCTGCCCCCGGAGGCCGGGGACCTGGACGGGCTACAGAGCCTCCAGCTCAAGGTCTCCGCGCCCAGGGTCTCCGGGGCCGTGCTCCGCCGGATGCGGGCGCTCAGGGAGCTCGAGCTCTCCTTGGTGCCGCCCAGGCCCTCGGCCTGCTCCATACTCGTCGAGATCGCCAGCCTCAAGTGCCTCACCAAGCTCACCATCTGCCACTTCTCCATCAG GTTCCTCCCCCCTGAGATTGGCTCCCTCAGGAAGCTCCAAGAACTTGATCTGTCTTTCAACAAGCTGAAGAACTTGCCTAACTGGATAACCGAGTTGCGGGCCCTGAAATTCCTCAAAGTGACTAATAATAAGTTGGTAGATTTACCATCAGGGATCTCTTCTTTGAGATGTCTTGAAAGCCTTGACTTATCGAACAATAGATTGACATCCCTTGGATCAGTTGAACTAGTCTCTATGCTTACACTGCAGTATCTTAATCTTCAG TTTAATAGGATTTCCCATTCTTTTATGATACCCTCTTGGGTATGCTGTGACATGAGGGAAAATGGTGAAATTCCTTTGAAGAGTGACAGGCTACAACGTCTAGGTATCGCAAGCATAAAAAGTTCAGCAGAACCTAGACCTGCAAGTCATGCTTGCAATGGCGTGCTCTCATGCTCACCCACAGATATTTCCCCAAATTTAAAAGCTCATTCCGCACAGAAAATGAAGAAGGGCTGGAAGCGACGGGATTGCCTGCAACAGCAGGCTCGCCAGGAGCGTTTGGAGTCCAGCAGGAGCAGGCTTTGTGAAAATGACATTGATGAAATGGCTGTGAACATGACCGAAGATGATATGGAAAACAGGCCAGTGATGAAAGACATTGTTGAAGAAAGTTCAGCACAGGATTTGAAAGAAACAAGTTCTATATCTGAAGACCTATCTTGCATAATCGATTATGACTCAGATGGGCTTATAAAAGATAGTGGCATGATGCTTCAGGACCAATATGACGATGGAAAAACTGGAATAAATATGAGAAGTTGTCATGACAACAATTCTGGTATCAGCACCGATGCAGCTTGTCTGGGCAGTATTGAAAATGAACTTGAGGATACCGCTTCATCAACCCGCAATGCAGTTGAAGTTGCTGAAGAGAACACTTCAGAGGCATCTAAGCTTACACTGAAATCTAAAAGGCATCCTGATATGGACTATAATCCCAAACCCAGCAAATGCCCGAGACCAATTGATGAATCCTCGAAGTTATCCTATAAGTACAGTGTGGAATCATTTTGCAGCATAGATGACCATTTACCGGATGGATTTTATGATGCGGGACGAGATATGCCATTCATGCCATTAGAGGAGTACGAACGGAGTCTCGGACTGTATGCGCGTGAAGTTATTCTTTTGGACAG AGAACAAGATGAAGAATTGGACACAATTGCTTCTTCAGCACAACTGTTATTATCCAGTTTGAAGAGGCCAAGTTATTCTGAAACTGATGAAGATGCAGGTCAGGACTTGCTAAGGGCATCAGTTCTTGCTTTGTTTGTCTCTGACTGTTTTGGAGGTTGTGATCGAAGTGCTTCTCTGAGGAGAACACGGGGAGCTATTGTTAGCTTGAGGAAGGAGCAACCGTTCATTTGTACTTGTGCTGCTGGTAGCATGTGTGATAGCAATGAAGCATCAAAACAAGCCAGTACTCCTCCTGGGCACTTCAATTTTACTGGTCTCTGTGATAAATCAATACACATCATCAAGGAAAGGAATAATTCAGGCATTGTACCAATAGGGGCATTGCAGTTTGGTGTTTGTAGGCACCGAGCTGTCCTGATGAAG TATTTGTGTGACCGGGCGGATCCTCCAGTTCCTTGTGAGCTTGTGAGGGGGCATCTTGACTACACGCCTCATGCTTGGAATGTTGTCCCTGTTAGACAAGGGAATATCTTGGTAAGGATGATTGTTGATGCGTGTTACCCCACGAACATAAAGGAAGAGACAGATCCAGAGTACTTCTGCAG GTATGTTCCGCTCAGTCGACTGCATGTTGCGCTTGACGATGAAGGCTATACGCCTCGGTCTTCCTTCCCTTCAGTCTCACTATGCAAAGAAATTGAAGCTACAGCTTCCAGTGCTGTCTACCACTGCAAAATTGGTTCAGTCGATGCAGCAGCAAAG ATACGGTACCTAGATACCCGGCGTGCTTCTAATGATGAAGTAAAAAAATTTGAATACAAGCTTCTTGGGGAAGTAAGAATGATGAATGCTCTAAGGAAGCACAGATCCATAGTGGACATATATGGTCATCAACTTTCTTCTAAATGGGTTCAAGATGATAGTGATAAGGAGTACAGGATAATGCAGTCTGTAATTTTAATGGAATATGTGAAAGGAGGTTCACTGAAG GGCTATTTGACAAAATTACTAAAAGAGGGCAAGAAACATGTACCTGTGGACCTGGCATTTTACATTGCTCGAGAAGTTGCTTGTGCCTTGTTGGAGATGCACAGGAAGCTAGTTATTCACCGGGACATAAAAAGCGAGAATGTTTTGGTTGATCTGGATTCGAAGAGGAGTCATGGGACACCAGTAGTCAAACTCTCTGATTTTGACAGATCCATTCCTGTGCATTCTCTATCCCATACATGCTGTATAGCTCACCATGGCACATATCCACCAAATGTTTGTGTTGGGACACCTTGTTGGATGGCCCCAGAGGTTCTTCAGGCCATGCATGAGAAAACCCAGTATGGACTG GAAGTGGATATCTGGTCATATGGATGTTTTATATTCGAGATGCTTACACTTCATATACCCTACGAGGGACTACCAGATTCAGAAATATATGATCTCATAAAG AGGAAGAAACAAAGGCCAAGGCTAACTAAAGAATTAGAAGCGTTCTGGACAGTGGACGAGCCAATTACGAGGCTAAAGTTGGGGATCACATCTGATGCTCATGCAGAGAAACTGAGATTTCTAATTGATCTATTCTACGAGTGCACCAGAGGAACCGCATCTAGGCGCCCCAAGGCCGAGCAAATTTACAATTCGCTTTGCTCCTTGCCCACATGCTATGACCTGAGCTGA
- the LOC123113279 gene encoding general transcription factor 3C polypeptide 3: MPATEEEGAAAAAVAEEEAYEQEDGDGEEYDEDEEEGYEFGDAADAAQCVEMAERGPGGAVATVSIRDFEALAALSRKRKALPAEEPPQGDEASKRRRQQGELSEAESANLFDQLMEGFGLRRKKRRRSKDGKRKGRARGRRSRCSPEVIKKLGDATLLFTENRFKEAIPILHEIVRIAPNLPNSYNLLGSIYKENGEIDKAINFVMLAAYVSPKDVSLWKKLIDLALKKEDAALARHCVIKAMRADPEDVGLKFDCANIYRTLGDCHKAAEIYEQIVGIHPSNTVARRAAAQMYRDSGQIDKAIDLLEDFINAQTSNIDWGLLDLLISLRLRNDAHGEALRQIKKAQLVLGSGHKLPVRLQAKAVICHAYLGDLKHAEVFLQSVHLGRSKENADMVKEVASTLQSLGQYEYALKFYSMMEDVAVHNDGGSYVEAARCYMVMGDKGKAIPYLYKALEGMEDNVDVRITLSSLLVDENKSDEAIKLLSPPENTELQSADIPDHQKPWWLDGEVRMQLAKLYYNKGMMEKFVETIFLPILETLDIEYANRKVKMNRKLTNDVLQERTKVLGEARQDSVFQGCRPIASTAELVKANRARKLLEKRAAESNEDTIRDDTRRAKQKPPLPGLLTNVENHQLVLDLCRTLALLQRYFEALQIINHALRLGNDPLSDDIKEELRSLGAEIAYRALDPSPGFDYVRYVVHKHPQSISAWNSYYKVTSRTEEKGHFKFLLRARRDPKCVPPKIISGHRFTAISQHQSAVRDYLEAYKLDPENPLINLCVGSSLINLSLGFRLQNKNQCIVQAFAFLYKCLRIGSNRQEALYNIARAYHHVGLKTLAVIYYEKVLAMEVEDHPIPKLPFEEDLQEHQDFRPGYCDLRREAAFNLHLIYKESGATDLARRILKTYCSI, encoded by the coding sequence ATGCCggcgacggaggaggaaggcgcggcggcggcggcggtggcggaggaggaggcgtACGAGCAGGAGGACGGGGACGGGGAGGAGTacgacgaggatgaggaggaggggTACGAGTTCGGCGACGCGGCGGACGCGGCGCAGTGCGTGGAGATGGCGGAGCGGGGGCCCGGCGGCGCCGTGGCCACCGTCAGCATCCGGGACTTCGAGGCCCTGGCGGCGCTGTCGCGCAAGCGGAAGGCCCTCCCCGCCGAGGAGCCGCCGCAAGGGGACGAGGCCTCGAAGCGGAGGAGGCAGCAGGGCGAGCTCTCCGAGGCGGAGTCGGCGAACCTCTTCGACCAGCTGATGGAGGGGTTCGGCCTCCGGCGGAAGAAGCGGCGGCGGTCCAAGGACGGCAAGAGGAAGGGGCGGGCGAGAGGGCGGAGGAGCCGGTGCAGCCCCGAGGTCATCAAGAAGCTGGGCGACGCCACCCTGCTCTTCACCGAGAACAGGTTCAAGGAGGCCATCCCCATCCTGCACGAGATCGTCCGGATCGCGCCCAACCTGCCCAACTCGTACAACCTGCTCGGCAGCATCTACAAGGAGAATGGCGAGATCGACAAGGCCATCAACTTCGTGATGCTGGCCGCCTACGTCTCGCCCAAGGACGTGTCGCTGTGGAAGAAGCTCATCGACCTGGCTCTGAAGAAGGAAGACGCTGCTCTGGCAAGGCACTGTGTTATCAAGGCAATGAGGGCTGATCCGGAGGATGTGGGGCTCAAGTTTGATTGCGCGAACATATATCGCACCCTCGGTGACTGCCACAAGGCCGCGGAGATATACGAGCAGATTGTCGGGATTCATCCCTCCAACACCGTCGCCCGTAGAGCGGCGGCGCAGATGTACAGAGACTCTGGTCAAATTGATAAGGCTATTGATTTGTTGGAGGATTTTATCAATGCTCAAACTTCAAACATCGACTGGGGTCTTCTTGATTTACTGATATCCCTTCGTCTGAGAAATGATGCCCATGGTGAAGCTCTTAGGCAGATCAAGAAGGCACAACTGGTGTTGGGATCCGGACACAAATTACCAGTACGGTTGCAAGCAAAAGCAGTAATCTGCCATGCTTATCTTGGAGATCTGAAACATGCTGAGGTGTTCCTTCAGAGTGTGCATCTGGGGCGTTCAAAAGAGAATGCTGATATGGTTAAGGAGGTCGCTAGCACTCTTCAAAGTTTGGGGCAGTATGAGTATGCACTAAAATTTTACTCCATGATGGAAGACGTTGCTGTTCATAATGATGGTGGCTCGTATGTGGAAGCTGCTCGATGCTACATGGTCATGGGGGACAAAGGAAAAGCTATTCCTTACCTCTATAAAGCTTTAGAAGGGATGGAGGACAATGTCGATGTACGGATAACCTTATCTTCTCTTCTAGTCGATGAGAATAAGAGTGATGAGGCTATCAAACTGCTTTCTCCTCCTGAGAATACAGAGTTGCAGTCCGCTGATATCCCAGATCATCAGAAACCTTGGTGGCTTGATGGGGAAGTAAGAATGCAGCTTGCCAAACTTTATTACAACAAAGGCATGATGGAGAAATTTGTGGAAACCATTTTTCTTCCCATTCTCGAGACACTGGATATCGAGTATGCTAATAGAAAGGTCAAGATGAATAGAAAGCTTACAAATGATGTTCTGCAGGAAAGAACTAAAGTGCTGGGGGAAGCACGTCAAGACAGCGTATTTCAAGGATGCAGGCCTATAGCATCGACTGCAGAGTTAGTCAAGGCAAACAGAGCAAGGAAATTGCTAGAAAAAAGGGCAGCAGAGTCAAATGAAGACACAATAAGAGATGATACACGTAGAGCAAAGCAGAAACCTCCTCTTCCTGGTCTGCTGACAAATGTGGAGAACCATCAGCTTGTGTTAGATCTCTGTCGAACACTGGCTCTGCTTCAGCGATACTTTGAGGCGCTGCAAATTATCAATCATGCTCTTAGACTTGGAAATGATCCCCTCTCTGATGACATCAAGGAGGAACTACGGTCCTTGGGCGCTGAAATAGCATACAGAGCTCTAGATCCCAGCCCTGGCTTTGATTATGTCCGTTATGTAGTTCACAAGCACCCGCAATCCATCTCCGCATGGAACTCCTACTACAAGGTGACATCAAGAACAGAAGAGAAAGGTCATTTTAAGTTTCTTCTTCGGGCAAGAAGGGATCCCAAGTGTGTGCCTCCTAAAATCATATCTGGGCATCGGTTTACTGCTATCAGTCAACACCAGTCCGCTGTTCGGGATTATCTGGAGGCGTACAAGCTGGACCCGGAGAATCCTCTAATCAATCTCTGCGTTGGTTCGTCCTTGATCAACCTCTCCCTGGGCTTCAGGCTTCAGAACAAGAACCAGTGCATCGTCCAGGCATTCGCGTTCCTCTACAAGTGCCTGCGCATCGGCAGCAACAGGCAGGAGGCCCTGTACAACATCGCCCGGGCGTACCACCATGTCGGCCTCAAAACCCTGGCGGTCATCTACTACGAGAAGGTTTTAGCCATGGAGGTGGAAGATCACCCCATACCCAAGCTTCCATTCGAGGAGGATTTACAGGAGCACCAGGATTTCAGGCCTGGCTACTGCGATCTCCGAAGAGAGGCTGCGTTCAATCTGCATCTGATCTACAAGGAAAGCGGAGCAACTGATCTGGCGAGGAGGATCCTCAAGACCTACTGTTCTATTTAG
- the LOC123113281 gene encoding stem-specific protein TSJT1 translates to MLAVFDQTVAKCPEGLRSPPAAGGGGTAAGGGGGAAALMKGFADANDAAVTVSLGAAGALAYSSANKNPLVPRMFGSVNDIFCLFQGHVENIGNLKQHYGLSKTANEVTILIEAYRTLRDRGPLPASQVVRDLSGRFAFILYDTVSKSTFVAADADGSIPFFWGVDSEDHLVFSDDNELLKAGCGNSFAPFPKGCFYTTSGGLQSFEHPLNELKAVPRVDSQGQMCGSTFKVDSEAKKDSGIPRVGSAADWSNHY, encoded by the exons ATGCTGGCCGTGTTCGACCAGACGGTGGCCAAGTGCCCGGAGGGCCTCCGCAGCCCGCCGGCGGCCGGGGGAGGGGGTACGGCGGCAGGAGGGGGCGGAGGCGCGGCCGCGCTCATGAAGGGCTTCGCCGACGCCAACGACGCCGCGGTCACCGTCAGCCTcggcgccgccggcgccctcgcctacTCCTCGGCCAACAAGAACCCCCTCGTCCCCAG GATGTTTGGTTCTGTGAACGACATATTTTGCCTGTTCCAAGGGCATGTTGAGAACATTGGCAACCTGAAGCAACACTATGGTCTGAGCAAGACAGCAAATGAGGTTACCATCCTGATTGAGGCCTACAGAACCCTCCGGGACAGGGGCCCGCTCCCAGCCAGCCAGGTCGTGAGAGATCTCAGTGGAAGGTTCGCTTTTATCCTGTACGACACCGTGTCGAAATCCACCTTCGTCGCTGCT GATGCTGATGGCAGTATCCCCTTCTTCTGGGGCGTCGACTCTGAAGACCACCTTGTGTTCTCTGACGACAATGAGCTTCTCAAGGCAGGCTGTGGAAACTCATTTGCGCCATTCCCCAAAG GCTGCTTCTACACCACATCTGGAGGGCTGCAGAGCTTCGAGCACCCGCTGAACGAGCTGAAGGCCGTGCCACGTGTGGACAGCCAGGGCCAGATGTGCGGCTCCACCTTCAAGGTCGACAGCGAGGCCAAGAAGGACTCGGGGATCCCTCGCGTCGGTAGTGCTGCTGATTGGTCTAACCACTACTAG